DNA sequence from the Cryptomeria japonica unplaced genomic scaffold, Sugi_1.0 HiC_scaffold_171, whole genome shotgun sequence genome:
AAAAACTTGATACGAAGTTTTCTCGGCTTCATAGCTTATACTATGTTACTTATATATACACATTCTATTACTACTAAGTCCATAAAAGATTAAATTGTTTGTTTTTTCCTGTGTCCAACAAACTACAATGTAATTGTTAGTATAAAACTTAGGCGATTAGCCAAATATCTAAAATTATCTTTTTCATAACATAAGATAAATTTAGGCAACAAGGAGATCTTTGGCCCTCTCCTCCACAATCCTTATCGTTGATTCTTCTTCTTAAATTGATCTTTTCATTAACCAACAAAATAGATTAGTTCCCTTGCAATTTGATAATGCAACCTGTATTTTTTATCCTTTTAAATGTATTAAATATTTTCTCTTTTTATGGTAATTAGTGAAAAGAAGGCTAATTGGAAAACAATGGAAATGGACATAAGAGAGAACATAGAAACTCAAAGTAGAGATAGCATGTGGATAGCCGTTGGGACCAAATATGTCTACACTAGGTGGGCTTTGTATAGATTTAGCGTGCAAAGCCAAAATACATCAAGATCGAGATTAGCCCCTAGACCATTTCCATGGCCTATTATTGGTAATCTGAAAAGACTACCCCATCGTGATCTTCATGAACTTGGTAAGAAATATGGGCCCATTATGATGTTGAAATTGGGTTTTGTTCCCCCTGTTGTGGTTTCTTTCTTCTACTATGGCCAAGGAGTTCTTGAAAACCCACGATAAGTTTATTGCCAACCGACCTCTTACTGCTGTAGGAAAATATATTGGCTATAATTTCAAAGATCTAATATTGTCTCTTTACGGGCCTTATTGGAGACACATGAGGAAGCTATGTGTGGTAGAATTGTTGAATACCAAAAGGATCGATTCCTTCAGATGTACACAAGAGGAAGAAATGCTTTTGGCTATTCATTCAGTGTGGGAGATGTCTAGGCAGGGTGAGAAACTTGTTAATCTCACCAACTTGTTTTCATCGTTTATGCAGGCAGTCATGTGGCGAATCCTTTTCGACACTAAAATTTTTTCTCATAGTCACGCTAAAGTGGGTGGTAATGGGTAAGAAATAAAGAAGCTTTCCTTAGAGGTTGTAGGTAAAGTAGGAGCTGTCAATATTGGGGACTTCATTCCTTACATAGACTAGATGGGTTTGCAAGGCGTGTAGCGGCAGCTGAAAAGGTACACAATTTGATCGCGCAAGTGATTAAAAAGATAATAGAGGCAAGGAGCAGAATATTGCTACTAAAGGCCTC
Encoded proteins:
- the LOC131867423 gene encoding flavonoid 3'-monooxygenase CYP75B3-like, which gives rise to MAKEFLKTHDKFIANRPLTAVGKYIGYNFKDLILSLYGPYWRHMRKLCVVELLNTKRIDSFRCTQEEEMLLAIHSVWEMSRQGEKLVNLTNLFSSFMQAVMWRILFDTKIFSHSHAKVGGNGLDGFARRVAAAEKVHNLIAQAIQILHDIFLAGVETTSATIEWAMSEILRNPGVAKKMQEEIVSVVGRERTVCERDIGSLEYMQCVVKETLRLYPVLPLIFPHESTKDCTVGGYFIWAIGRDPSLWEDPRNSSQRDLWTKMNL